In Candidatus Dojkabacteria bacterium, one DNA window encodes the following:
- a CDS encoding DUF2085 domain-containing protein — protein sequence MTLTEKIDKYILGNILYLLFAFFFLYNALAFGAPILHKVGIIKPAEAIYKLYSKFCHQMPDRSFFLLGEKLVYTKQELFDAGFSNAFEEDPINYQIASRSFYGTDNLGYKIAYCSRDTGIYLMMLAVLVAVTFTKLQFKFMPTFAKLLFVLPMALDGGIQLVSAILYYTGSIDALFYESNVTRRLITGALFGFAMGTLLFPYIKSETAPVKVKGDYL from the coding sequence ATGACACTAACAGAGAAGATTGATAAATACATTCTTGGTAACATTTTGTACCTATTATTTGCCTTCTTTTTTTTATACAATGCACTTGCATTTGGCGCACCTATTTTGCATAAAGTCGGCATTATAAAGCCAGCTGAAGCTATCTATAAACTTTATTCAAAGTTTTGTCATCAGATGCCTGATCGTTCGTTTTTTCTTTTGGGGGAAAAGCTCGTATACACAAAACAGGAACTTTTTGACGCAGGATTTAGTAATGCATTCGAGGAAGACCCAATTAACTATCAGATAGCATCAAGAAGTTTTTACGGAACAGATAATTTAGGATACAAAATTGCCTACTGTAGTAGAGATACAGGGATCTATCTTATGATGCTTGCAGTTCTTGTTGCAGTAACTTTCACAAAGCTACAGTTTAAGTTTATGCCCACGTTTGCTAAACTTTTGTTTGTTCTCCCTATGGCACTTGATGGCGGAATACAGCTTGTATCAGCAATTCTATATTACACCGGAAGCATCGATGCGCTTTTTTATGAAAGCAATGTAACAAGAAGGTTAATTACAGGTGCTTTATTTGGATTTGCAATGGGTACACTTCTTTTTCCTTATATAAAAAGTGAGACTGCACCGGTTAAGGTAAAAGGTGATTATCTCTAG
- a CDS encoding FtsW/RodA/SpoVE family cell cycle protein, which yields MPVILGSESGKIRAFSVKGINRNSPKMSLLSWGILAITFILLFAGIVFIFDASIYQAVTVFHDKFHFVVRQLVWVALGSLAILVISRIDYRKFTKGKFMVVLLSGMIVSLVAVLFLSEYIGGSRRWFVIPGVGTIQPAEFAKLGIIIYLASWLSKPKPTVKSFKEALQRHFLYDLLGFLAIAGGIGLLILIEPDMGTTMIVLATSFIIFFVSGKDIVHMMGSISVVIILLLLMVVAGIVAPYRLKRINTFLEVFKTGIVSEEEMHGSGYQIQRILIGIGNGGAKGVGLGNSMQEHGFLVENTAFTDSIIAVILEEVGFWNGILFMGLYVAFAVFATMIALKTVDPIGRLIALGIGAWILLQALLHFATNLVVIPLTGLPLPFVTYGGSSILIVMIAVGLLLSIDRHGETVN from the coding sequence ATGCCAGTGATATTAGGTTCTGAGTCCGGGAAAATTAGAGCATTTTCTGTAAAAGGAATTAATAGGAACTCCCCCAAAATGTCACTTCTGTCTTGGGGTATTCTTGCTATAACCTTTATCCTTTTGTTTGCCGGAATCGTTTTTATATTTGACGCAAGTATATATCAAGCGGTAACGGTATTTCACGATAAGTTTCACTTTGTAGTCAGACAGTTGGTGTGGGTTGCTCTTGGATCTTTGGCAATTCTGGTTATTTCTCGGATCGACTACCGAAAATTTACTAAAGGTAAGTTCATGGTTGTTTTACTTTCGGGAATGATTGTTTCGCTTGTTGCAGTATTGTTTTTAAGTGAGTATATTGGTGGATCAAGGCGTTGGTTTGTTATTCCCGGGGTGGGGACAATTCAGCCGGCTGAGTTTGCAAAACTTGGAATAATAATTTATTTGGCATCTTGGCTTTCTAAGCCTAAACCAACTGTTAAATCTTTTAAAGAGGCACTACAAAGACACTTCTTATATGATTTGTTAGGATTTTTAGCAATTGCGGGAGGCATAGGGCTTCTGATTCTTATTGAACCGGATATGGGAACTACTATGATTGTATTGGCAACCTCATTTATAATTTTTTTTGTTTCGGGTAAAGATATCGTACACATGATGGGAAGTATTTCCGTAGTAATTATTCTGCTTTTACTAATGGTTGTTGCTGGAATCGTAGCGCCATACAGACTTAAACGTATAAATACGTTTCTTGAGGTATTTAAAACCGGAATTGTATCTGAAGAGGAGATGCATGGAAGCGGGTATCAGATCCAGCGAATTTTAATAGGAATTGGGAACGGTGGTGCAAAGGGAGTTGGACTAGGTAACTCAATGCAGGAACATGGTTTTTTGGTCGAAAATACTGCTTTTACCGATTCAATTATTGCTGTAATTCTTGAGGAAGTAGGTTTTTGGAACGGGATTTTGTTTATGGGATTGTATGTGGCTTTTGCAGTATTTGCAACAATGATTGCATTAAAAACCGTCGATCCGATAGGGCGGCTTATTGCACTTGGTATTGGGGCATGGATTTTACTTCAGGCACTTCTACATTTTGCTACTAATCTTGTAGTTATTCCGCTTACCGGTCTGCCACTGCCGTTTGTAACCTATGGTGGTTCTTCGATTCTGATTGTAATGATCGCCGTTGGTTTGCTGTTAAGTATTGATAGACATGGGGAAACGGTAAATTGA
- the pyk gene encoding pyruvate kinase, translated as MIKTKIVATIGPSTWDITTLKKMYRNGFRVARLNSAFADYAELKRIKALVHSVSPQIAMDIDTEGPKIRIKLQEKFPITLKKNSELIISTDSTQTTYPYVTYSNLHKDISVGTNILVDDGNIRGIVQKMKDRLIHIKILNSGTVTDGKTINVPYTKLSVPLLTKRDKENIKNAVKLDYNYIGTSFVQTAADLKSIRRLIKGSNIGIIAKIETAESLSHLDEIIEEADAIMIARGDLGVEIPLHRVPLIQKKIIRKCKQAGKPVIVATQMLESMKKNPRPTRAEVSDVANAILDGADAVMLSAESSIGEYPAEAVSVMQDVAIEVEDLASCVITNYEGDFGVKRLVVRAALEIAAGLDCNYIIVYTQSGFTARLLSSFLPEVPIIALTQDKSVMQKLSLVRGVNTVLIKGGKVPTDRDEFVKFVVSESEKIYQIKSGSNVLILNISNQNKQSNNLGIIEIYKNI; from the coding sequence GTGATAAAAACCAAAATTGTAGCAACGATAGGTCCTTCCACCTGGGATATTACCACACTGAAAAAAATGTATAGAAACGGATTCCGGGTTGCAAGGCTTAACTCTGCATTTGCTGATTATGCCGAACTAAAACGTATAAAAGCCTTGGTTCACTCTGTTTCTCCTCAAATTGCCATGGATATTGATACCGAAGGACCCAAAATTAGAATAAAGCTCCAGGAAAAATTCCCAATTACTCTTAAAAAGAATAGTGAGCTAATCATTTCAACGGATTCAACCCAAACAACATATCCCTATGTTACTTATTCAAACCTTCATAAAGATATTAGCGTTGGTACGAATATTCTAGTGGACGATGGAAATATCAGGGGAATTGTCCAAAAAATGAAAGATAGGCTTATTCATATAAAGATACTAAACTCCGGTACCGTTACTGATGGAAAAACTATTAATGTACCGTATACAAAGCTTTCGGTTCCTTTGCTTACCAAAAGAGATAAAGAAAATATAAAAAATGCAGTAAAACTTGATTATAACTATATTGGCACATCGTTTGTTCAAACAGCGGCTGATCTTAAATCAATAAGAAGGCTTATAAAAGGCTCCAATATTGGCATTATTGCAAAGATTGAAACAGCCGAGTCACTTAGCCACCTTGACGAGATTATCGAAGAAGCTGACGCAATAATGATTGCACGAGGTGATCTTGGAGTTGAAATTCCGTTACATAGAGTTCCGCTAATTCAGAAAAAAATAATTAGAAAGTGTAAGCAGGCCGGTAAGCCGGTAATTGTTGCTACGCAGATGCTTGAATCGATGAAAAAGAATCCAAGACCAACCAGGGCTGAGGTTAGTGATGTTGCCAATGCAATATTAGATGGAGCCGATGCGGTAATGCTTTCTGCCGAAAGTTCGATTGGTGAATATCCGGCAGAAGCCGTTTCGGTTATGCAGGATGTAGCTATCGAGGTGGAAGACCTTGCCAGTTGTGTAATAACAAATTATGAAGGTGATTTTGGTGTCAAACGGTTGGTCGTAAGAGCTGCATTGGAGATAGCTGCAGGGCTTGACTGTAATTATATAATTGTGTACACCCAAAGCGGATTTACAGCAAGGCTTTTATCCAGTTTTCTACCTGAGGTTCCAATTATTGCACTAACTCAAGACAAAAGTGTCATGCAGAAACTGTCGCTTGTGCGGGGTGTTAATACTGTTTTAATAAAAGGCGGTAAAGTTCCGACGGACAGAGATGAATTTGTGAAGTTTGTTGTTTCTGAGTCCGAAAAAATTTATCAGATAAAAAGTGGCTCCAATGTTTTAATTCTTAATATCTCAAATCAGAACAAACAAAGTAATAATCTTGGGATTATTGAGATTTATAAAAATATCTAA
- the secG gene encoding preprotein translocase subunit SecG yields the protein MNETILRVSHLITTLLMVFLILLQNRTDSGSGFLSGGGETFKTRRGVEKTVFVITILISLAFVVLTILLLKL from the coding sequence ATGAATGAAACAATCTTGAGGGTATCACACCTTATAACAACATTACTCATGGTTTTTTTGATCCTTCTACAAAATAGAACAGATAGCGGTAGCGGATTTTTGTCAGGTGGAGGGGAAACATTTAAAACACGTAGAGGAGTTGAAAAGACTGTATTTGTCATAACAATCCTGATTAGCCTTGCCTTTGTTGTACTCACTATATTGCTTTTAAAGCTTTAA
- the recO gene encoding DNA repair protein RecO, with the protein MLRKDSVYILKCRRIKENTLLVTVFSRIYGRYSFITQKGKDLSTSEAIQPFNLCMLQLYQARGLPILKELSVEEEFSPKSNLTNQLAALYIISVLAQITPEDLPLPESFDAVTKIIKKLESISLKKTDIQTVKDFFLKVLLNELGVEGDRDLHEKAEAYFQKQLWKLNMENLE; encoded by the coding sequence ATGCTTCGAAAGGATTCTGTTTATATACTTAAATGTCGAAGAATAAAGGAGAACACTCTTCTTGTTACTGTTTTTAGTAGGATTTACGGAAGATATTCATTTATTACTCAAAAGGGGAAGGATCTTTCTACGTCCGAAGCTATTCAGCCTTTTAATCTTTGCATGCTTCAGCTTTATCAGGCAAGAGGACTTCCTATTCTTAAAGAACTATCAGTTGAAGAGGAGTTCAGTCCTAAGTCCAATTTGACAAATCAGCTTGCGGCACTATATATTATCTCGGTGCTGGCTCAGATAACACCTGAAGATCTTCCGCTTCCGGAAAGTTTTGATGCCGTTACCAAAATAATTAAAAAACTTGAATCGATAAGTCTCAAAAAAACCGATATACAAACGGTAAAGGATTTCTTCTTGAAAGTTCTTCTAAATGAACTCGGTGTGGAGGGAGATAGAGATCTACACGAAAAAGCAGAGGCTTATTTTCAAAAACAACTCTGGAAACTTAATATGGAAAATCTTGAATAA
- the tsaD gene encoding tRNA (adenosine(37)-N6)-threonylcarbamoyltransferase complex transferase subunit TsaD encodes MNILGIETSCDETSVAIVSNGKDVLSSVTNSQQAIHEKYGGVIPELGARKHIENIGVVYKEALDIARLGLNDIAAIAVTTSPGLSPALKTGIAFAMGLSQYGLPLIKVNHVIAHAYSLFLSQAYPNPDYPIITLIVSGGHTQLVRFDSPIEFEILGSTIDDAAGECFDKVARMLNLPYPGGPVIDKISSLGDEKAISFPRPMIESNNFDFSFSGLKTAVLYHIRDTKLTPSLEESNDPQKEISRLTTYDIAASFQEAVVDVLVDKTVRLAIKESVRNIGIAGGVSANSRLREKMIRRANEHNLDLFYPELNYCTDNAAMVAGLGYHMLKQD; translated from the coding sequence ATGAATATACTTGGAATTGAAACCAGCTGTGATGAGACTTCTGTTGCTATAGTAAGTAACGGAAAAGATGTCCTAAGTTCGGTAACAAATAGCCAGCAGGCGATTCATGAAAAGTATGGTGGTGTTATTCCCGAGCTTGGTGCCAGAAAACATATTGAAAATATTGGCGTAGTATACAAAGAGGCTCTTGACATTGCCAGACTTGGTTTAAATGATATTGCAGCAATTGCTGTAACAACTTCTCCCGGTTTATCTCCTGCATTAAAGACCGGAATCGCATTTGCAATGGGTTTAAGTCAGTATGGACTACCTCTTATAAAGGTAAACCATGTAATTGCACACGCCTACTCACTTTTCCTAAGTCAGGCTTATCCCAACCCTGATTATCCAATAATCACTTTAATTGTTTCGGGTGGACATACTCAGCTTGTCCGATTTGACTCGCCCATCGAATTTGAAATTCTTGGTTCCACAATCGATGATGCGGCAGGAGAGTGTTTTGATAAAGTTGCCAGAATGCTAAATCTTCCCTATCCCGGCGGGCCGGTAATTGACAAAATATCAAGCCTTGGGGACGAAAAAGCAATTTCTTTTCCAAGACCAATGATTGAATCAAATAATTTTGACTTCAGTTTCTCGGGACTTAAGACCGCGGTTTTGTACCACATAAGAGACACAAAACTCACACCTTCCCTAGAAGAATCCAACGATCCGCAAAAAGAAATTAGCCGACTCACGACCTATGATATTGCGGCCTCTTTTCAGGAAGCCGTAGTTGATGTACTTGTCGATAAAACTGTAAGACTCGCGATAAAAGAATCCGTTAGAAACATAGGAATCGCAGGTGGTGTATCGGCAAACAGTCGGCTCCGTGAAAAAATGATAAGACGTGCAAACGAACACAACCTTGACCTGTTCTATCCCGAGCTTAATTACTGTACAGATAATGCAGCAATGGTTGCCGGACTCGGATACCATATGCTAAAGCAGGATTAA
- a CDS encoding tetratricopeptide repeat protein, with the protein MSNYPLGKRLGIMTLALLSVAVIIGIYPIYFQVNNISLLLMTVFICLVLGVWFLIFSKKNGMFTLKYVDAMWAYVGFIVVLFVTIFFHPGYKNFLASMEYPTVGILTLVLLGLLFMVIINAQLSKRDIFLWVGIFCIALFVAAVVQLFQLLGRIDLANSFFGGGFVPTSYIVPFAYLLLAVSIGGIYFVAQESFNKTYLLFLTPILTFTTGFSTFLLLNVYDLSFGLFTPFGIAVTLIVVCVLVILWLTKFKDVFSKGKSLFIFISTILVSLGLAFYFNSIKDKFETLANFGISAMPIKYAWDLTVDAVSANIQTLFTGVGPGIDSIVFMRYRDLTMFMDNMIPEMGFVWVGPLINTLLVSFGIFGFIAFLIVIGFIIKQIIFDKSQQGTDPFSNLTGGLTIASLIMLLGLLIIPAPIQYALLLVIVLGVTFSAYYIVNPGKEKTLTLKLSMSLDEGVTNKQKFSGAIEFAVGILGLICLLYFGSLYARRLWAESLYIKTVEQYEVDQTKTYSNINKALTTVDELKYYTVRNTFLFEDLVKLISDDPESTSIAVIVEELIEGTERMVEKYPLNYEAWEFRGNVFAQLNLLSENDPYSTGAINAYNQSLSLNPININLRITLADFYSSIGNYQEAYTLYTDLKSTFPVLSYDIDLRIARIYLSMGDFDKATEIVNKLMESIDTMNAEGTITADEAQKLKDELTTALTQIEALKDGSTTDTDFSE; encoded by the coding sequence ATGTCCAATTATCCTCTTGGTAAAAGACTGGGAATAATGACCCTGGCTCTTCTAAGTGTTGCCGTAATAATCGGAATATATCCTATATATTTTCAAGTAAACAACATTTCATTGCTTTTAATGACAGTATTCATATGTCTTGTTCTTGGAGTATGGTTTCTGATCTTTTCAAAGAAGAACGGGATGTTTACCTTGAAATATGTGGACGCAATGTGGGCATATGTCGGATTTATAGTTGTTCTTTTTGTTACTATATTTTTTCATCCGGGGTATAAAAATTTTCTTGCATCAATGGAGTATCCAACAGTGGGAATTTTAACGCTTGTTCTTTTAGGGCTTCTATTTATGGTAATAATAAATGCTCAGTTATCCAAGCGTGACATTTTTCTTTGGGTAGGAATTTTCTGTATTGCATTATTTGTAGCTGCAGTTGTACAATTATTTCAACTTCTCGGACGAATTGATCTTGCAAACAGCTTTTTCGGCGGAGGTTTTGTTCCGACTTCATATATTGTGCCGTTTGCATACCTTTTATTGGCTGTTTCTATTGGTGGAATTTACTTTGTGGCACAGGAGTCTTTCAATAAAACCTATCTTCTGTTTTTGACCCCGATTCTGACTTTTACAACCGGATTTTCAACTTTTCTACTTTTAAATGTTTACGACCTGTCATTTGGACTATTTACTCCATTTGGAATAGCTGTGACACTAATAGTTGTATGTGTTTTGGTCATTTTGTGGTTGACCAAATTTAAAGATGTATTCTCCAAGGGAAAATCATTATTTATATTTATATCCACCATTCTGGTTTCTCTGGGGCTTGCATTTTATTTTAACAGTATAAAAGACAAATTCGAAACTCTTGCTAACTTTGGAATAAGTGCCATGCCAATAAAATATGCATGGGACTTAACAGTCGACGCAGTTTCAGCAAATATTCAAACGCTATTTACCGGTGTTGGACCCGGAATTGATAGCATTGTTTTTATGCGATATCGAGATTTAACCATGTTTATGGATAATATGATTCCAGAGATGGGATTTGTCTGGGTTGGACCTTTGATAAACACACTCCTTGTGTCTTTTGGAATATTCGGATTTATAGCCTTCCTAATTGTCATTGGATTTATTATTAAACAAATTATATTTGATAAATCTCAACAAGGAACCGATCCGTTTAGCAACTTAACCGGTGGGTTAACGATAGCATCATTAATAATGCTATTGGGACTGCTTATAATTCCGGCGCCTATTCAATATGCCTTACTTCTGGTAATTGTTTTAGGGGTTACGTTTAGTGCTTATTATATTGTGAATCCCGGAAAAGAAAAGACATTAACGCTCAAGTTATCAATGTCACTCGATGAAGGTGTAACTAATAAACAAAAGTTTAGCGGAGCAATTGAGTTTGCTGTCGGAATTTTAGGACTTATTTGTCTGCTTTATTTCGGATCTTTATATGCTCGAAGACTTTGGGCTGAGAGTTTATATATCAAAACAGTAGAACAGTATGAAGTGGACCAAACCAAGACTTACTCAAACATTAACAAAGCACTTACAACGGTTGATGAATTAAAATACTACACAGTAAGGAATACATTCCTTTTCGAAGACCTTGTGAAGCTGATTTCCGATGATCCTGAGAGTACATCGATTGCAGTAATTGTGGAAGAGCTAATAGAAGGAACTGAACGTATGGTCGAAAAATATCCATTAAATTATGAAGCCTGGGAATTTCGCGGGAATGTTTTTGCACAACTGAACCTTCTTTCTGAAAACGATCCTTATTCAACGGGAGCAATTAATGCATACAATCAAAGTTTGTCATTAAATCCGATTAATATTAATCTTAGGATAACTCTTGCCGATTTTTATTCTTCAATAGGAAATTATCAAGAGGCATACACATTATATACCGACCTTAAATCAACATTTCCCGTACTGTCTTACGACATTGATTTAAGAATAGCCCGGATCTATTTATCAATGGGAGATTTTGACAAGGCTACTGAGATTGTAAATAAGCTTATGGAATCAATTGATACCATGAATGCGGAAGGAACAATCACTGCAGATGAGGCTCAAAAACTTAAAGATGAGCTTACAACTGCCTTAACTCAAATTGAAGCACTTAAAGATGGATCAACAACAGACACCGACTTTTCAGAATAA
- the tsaE gene encoding tRNA (adenosine(37)-N6)-threonylcarbamoyltransferase complex ATPase subunit type 1 TsaE — MSVSREYLVKYKEKTLEFKDYDALVSEVLKLIPECKCICLYGELGAGKTYLTGKLLATLNVKEPVVSPTFVLMNEYIASGKVFNGPVFHIDAYRLTEEEFKESISLFEFLEIGGLVIIEWADRVPNILPESRIEVQIKTD; from the coding sequence GTGAGTGTCAGTAGGGAGTATTTGGTTAAATACAAAGAAAAAACACTAGAATTTAAAGATTACGATGCATTGGTGTCAGAAGTGCTGAAGCTTATTCCCGAATGCAAATGTATTTGCTTGTATGGTGAACTTGGCGCAGGAAAAACATATCTTACAGGTAAACTTTTGGCAACACTTAATGTCAAGGAGCCAGTTGTAAGTCCCACCTTTGTTTTAATGAATGAATACATAGCTTCAGGGAAAGTTTTTAATGGACCTGTGTTTCATATAGATGCATATCGACTAACGGAAGAAGAGTTTAAGGAATCAATATCTTTGTTTGAATTCTTGGAAATTGGTGGACTGGTAATAATTGAGTGGGCGGATAGAGTCCCAAACATTCTTCCTGAAAGTAGAATAGAAGTACAAATTAAAACAGATTAA
- a CDS encoding response regulator, with amino-acid sequence MKHTILIVDDESVILEQYKQMLELADFNVLTAINGNLAFDIMKENKDEIDLVLLDLMMPGISGTEVLSVMRKEPKVYGDPKVLVLTNLASERTIKECFELGADGYVIKTEMDMEGIVKEVKRVLEEE; translated from the coding sequence GTGAAGCACACAATTTTAATAGTCGATGATGAATCCGTAATCTTGGAGCAATATAAACAGATGCTTGAACTTGCCGATTTCAACGTGTTAACCGCAATTAACGGAAATCTGGCATTTGACATTATGAAGGAAAACAAAGACGAAATTGACCTTGTTCTTCTTGATCTTATGATGCCCGGAATTAGCGGAACCGAAGTTCTTTCCGTAATGCGAAAAGAACCAAAGGTTTATGGCGATCCAAAAGTTTTGGTTCTTACAAATCTTGCTAGCGAGCGTACAATAAAAGAGTGTTTTGAGCTAGGCGCCGACGGTTATGTAATTAAGACCGAAATGGACATGGAAGGGATCGTGAAAGAAGTTAAGCGTGTTTTGGAAGAAGAATAA
- a CDS encoding prepilin-type N-terminal cleavage/methylation domain-containing protein, producing MYQNINRKKTKAFSLIELIIAILTLGIIMLALTNLLVSALRVNYLINAKTQVVGELDFAITVIRSNIQSADSALSEMCKDDGLYLGLVGGQDSVVFKYGQNDNVGSIIRTNNPSISANDVYIVGKETNVSSLTFECASIEFGNDIVIVTIEASPTYGPFSGEVKVVRQAEINTETFQVGYNN from the coding sequence TTGTATCAAAATATTAACAGAAAAAAAACAAAAGCATTTTCCTTGATCGAACTAATAATTGCTATTTTAACCCTTGGAATTATAATGCTTGCGCTTACAAACCTTCTTGTATCAGCACTTCGGGTAAACTATCTTATAAATGCGAAAACTCAAGTTGTTGGAGAGCTTGATTTTGCAATTACCGTTATAAGATCCAATATTCAAAGTGCCGATTCAGCACTTAGCGAGATGTGTAAAGATGATGGATTGTACCTAGGTTTGGTTGGCGGGCAGGATAGTGTTGTTTTTAAGTATGGACAAAACGACAATGTTGGTTCAATTATCCGGACCAATAATCCTTCAATTTCTGCAAATGATGTGTATATTGTTGGAAAAGAAACGAATGTTAGTAGTCTTACCTTTGAATGTGCAAGTATAGAATTTGGAAATGATATTGTAATTGTAACTATTGAGGCTTCTCCCACTTATGGACCATTTTCCGGGGAGGTTAAAGTGGTAAGACAAGCCGAGATAAATACAGAGACTTTTCAAGTTGGATACAATAATTAA
- a CDS encoding prepilin-type N-terminal cleavage/methylation domain-containing protein produces MNKKNNKKILPNIKSGAFTLVEILIALAILGIGAFAFMELMLSLDRRATEIEFDTLAGNQALEILGGIRSLKVGNWSSIPNPTGSVAYNLENNNGIWRFGTTSTPLDPGTIKTVTALQNFCNSNPNVCIKVGPAHRRVPENMLFNVLVTVKTLPGGASVPAALRPKLVTVIIGGNQVYGVKSFVKLTTVVSKY; encoded by the coding sequence ATGAACAAAAAGAATAATAAAAAAATCTTGCCGAATATAAAATCCGGTGCGTTTACGTTGGTTGAAATATTAATAGCTTTGGCAATTCTTGGAATTGGTGCCTTTGCCTTTATGGAATTAATGCTTAGCCTAGATAGACGTGCAACCGAGATAGAATTTGATACATTGGCCGGAAACCAGGCCTTGGAAATTCTAGGTGGAATAAGATCTTTAAAGGTTGGAAATTGGTCAAGCATTCCGAACCCAACCGGGTCTGTTGCCTATAATCTTGAAAACAATAACGGAATCTGGCGGTTTGGTACAACTTCTACACCTCTTGATCCGGGAACCATTAAAACGGTTACCGCATTGCAAAATTTTTGTAACTCAAATCCTAATGTGTGTATAAAAGTAGGTCCTGCACATAGACGTGTCCCCGAAAATATGCTGTTTAATGTACTTGTTACCGTAAAAACACTACCCGGGGGGGCAAGTGTTCCTGCAGCCTTACGACCTAAGCTTGTTACCGTCATTATTGGGGGTAATCAAGTCTATGGAGTTAAATCATTTGTGAAATTAACGACCGTTGTATCAAAATATTAA
- a CDS encoding prepilin-type N-terminal cleavage/methylation domain-containing protein, whose amino-acid sequence MEKISNPKRALTLLEVLIVMSIALIVIAGGSVGFLAIRRVQLVDQAALNFKDNLENAKHSALVTKRGAGENWVYGIGVDLSMISTKNTYSLFKMCSNSGGYTPLSSTLFNLFDWRDLGGTSCTGVNEGIVYLPGKKDLSAGSGLKGIALNTDVKYIIFESVTGRVYFVSKTGAIFDSKIDSLLVTFGAGKSTRIIKITSGASIEFVRTTKTKEEEIKK is encoded by the coding sequence ATGGAAAAAATCTCTAATCCCAAACGTGCGCTTACTCTGTTGGAGGTATTGATAGTTATGTCTATTGCCTTGATTGTAATTGCTGGTGGGAGTGTGGGGTTTTTGGCTATACGCAGAGTTCAGCTTGTAGATCAGGCCGCACTAAACTTTAAGGATAATCTTGAAAATGCAAAACATAGTGCATTGGTCACAAAGAGAGGTGCCGGGGAAAATTGGGTGTACGGAATAGGGGTTGATCTTTCAATGATAAGTACAAAGAATACCTATAGTCTTTTTAAAATGTGCTCAAATTCAGGCGGATATACACCGCTATCTTCCACCCTGTTTAATCTTTTTGACTGGAGGGATCTTGGAGGTACATCTTGCACCGGTGTAAATGAAGGGATTGTATATTTGCCGGGTAAAAAGGATTTGTCTGCGGGTTCCGGGTTAAAGGGAATTGCTTTAAATACCGATGTAAAATACATAATTTTTGAGAGCGTTACAGGTAGGGTATATTTTGTAAGTAAAACAGGTGCTATTTTTGATTCAAAGATTGACTCATTGTTGGTTACATTTGGTGCCGGGAAAAGTACACGAATAATCAAAATAACCAGCGGTGCCAGTATCGAATTTGTAAGAACTACTAAAACCAAAGAAGAGGAGATAAAAAAATAA